From a single Cupriavidus taiwanensis LMG 19424 genomic region:
- a CDS encoding ABC transporter ATP-binding protein has protein sequence MMAHLAESMPAAATAPVEPFVDFNRVWLAYDDALARQGEFAVEDLSLQAAPGEFIAIVGPSGCGKSTFMKLATGLRPATHGTVKVAGQKVSGPLKQVGMAFQAPTLLPWRTTLDNVMLPLEIVEPYRSTLRARRDEYVDRARRLLHTVGLGGYEDKYPWQLSGGMQQRASICRALIHQPRMLLLDEPFGALDAFTREELWCVLRDLWQAQRFNVILVTHDLREAVFLADTVYVMSQRPGRILLRKEIHLPRPRDLELTYTEPFAGLVHALREKIGHVRQH, from the coding sequence ATGATGGCGCACCTGGCTGAATCCATGCCGGCCGCCGCGACCGCGCCCGTCGAGCCCTTCGTCGATTTCAACCGGGTCTGGCTGGCCTATGACGACGCGCTCGCGCGCCAGGGCGAGTTTGCCGTGGAAGACCTGTCGCTGCAGGCCGCGCCCGGAGAGTTCATCGCTATCGTCGGCCCGTCCGGTTGCGGCAAGTCCACCTTCATGAAGCTGGCGACCGGGCTCAGGCCCGCCACGCACGGTACCGTGAAGGTGGCCGGGCAGAAGGTGAGCGGGCCGCTCAAGCAGGTCGGCATGGCGTTCCAGGCGCCCACGCTGCTGCCGTGGCGCACCACGCTCGACAACGTCATGCTGCCGCTGGAGATCGTCGAGCCTTACCGTTCGACGCTGCGTGCCAGGCGCGACGAGTACGTCGACCGGGCCCGCCGGCTGTTGCATACCGTGGGCCTGGGCGGCTACGAGGACAAGTACCCGTGGCAGCTCTCCGGCGGCATGCAGCAGCGCGCTTCGATCTGCCGCGCGCTGATCCACCAGCCGCGCATGCTGCTGCTCGACGAGCCCTTCGGCGCGCTCGACGCCTTTACCCGCGAGGAACTGTGGTGCGTGCTGCGCGACCTGTGGCAGGCGCAGCGCTTCAACGTGATCCTGGTCACGCACGACCTGCGCGAGGCCGTGTTCCTGGCCGACACCGTCTACGTGATGAGCCAGCGCCCCGGCCGCATCCTGCTGCGCAAGGAAATTCACCTGCCGCGCCCGCGCGATCTGGAGCTGACCTATACCGAGCCCTTTGCCGGGCTGGTGCACGCGCTGCGCGAGAAGATCGGCCATGTGCGCCAACACTGA
- a CDS encoding ABC transporter permease, with translation MMTLTSAQERRVQRVAPWLLLAAVLLLWQGACMAFDVSDFILPTPSAIVAALADYADVIAGHAWRTFWTTMVGFGVAIGVGVLLGLAMGSSRLLYAASYPLMTAFNALPKAAFVPILVVWFGLGAGPAILTAFLISFFPIMVNIATGLATLEPELEDVLRVLGAKRRDVLFKVGLPRALPYFFASLKVAITLAFVGTTVSEMNAANEGIGYLLVSAGSAMKMPLAFAGLVVIAVMAMAMYELFAVVEKRMTGWAHRG, from the coding sequence ATGATGACCCTGACTTCCGCGCAGGAGCGCCGCGTGCAGCGCGTGGCGCCGTGGCTGCTGCTGGCCGCGGTGCTGCTGCTGTGGCAGGGCGCGTGCATGGCCTTTGACGTATCCGACTTCATCCTGCCGACGCCGTCCGCCATCGTGGCCGCGCTGGCGGACTATGCGGACGTGATCGCCGGCCATGCGTGGCGCACCTTCTGGACCACCATGGTGGGCTTTGGCGTGGCCATCGGCGTGGGCGTGCTGCTCGGGCTGGCGATGGGCTCGTCGCGGCTGCTCTACGCCGCCAGCTACCCGCTGATGACCGCCTTCAACGCGCTGCCCAAGGCCGCCTTCGTGCCGATCCTGGTGGTGTGGTTCGGGCTGGGCGCTGGCCCGGCGATCCTGACCGCGTTCCTGATCTCGTTCTTCCCGATCATGGTCAATATCGCCACCGGACTGGCCACGCTCGAGCCGGAACTGGAAGACGTGCTGCGCGTGCTCGGCGCCAAACGGCGCGACGTGCTGTTCAAGGTCGGCCTGCCGCGCGCGCTGCCATATTTCTTCGCCTCGCTGAAGGTCGCGATCACGCTGGCCTTTGTCGGCACCACGGTGTCGGAGATGAATGCCGCCAACGAGGGCATCGGCTACCTGCTGGTGTCGGCGGGCTCCGCCATGAAGATGCCGCTGGCCTTTGCCGGGCTGGTGGTGATCGCGGTGATGGCGATGGCGATGTACGAACTGTTCGCGGTGGTCGAGAAGCGCATGACCGGCTGGGCCCACCGGGGCTGA
- a CDS encoding GntR family transcriptional regulator, giving the protein MQRDIDPVSAALGATSPRHLDLARTLMQEIVNGNPPVGALLPTEAELCETWNLSRYAVRQAVQKLTNLGMVSRQAGVGTRVISDRPQSRFTQLMDSPADLVSYAKGTTLRTSAFGTVEADDTLAALLRCAPGASWLHIGGTRFDSAPGHEPIALVDIYVDRAYGDLPPPGETLDVPVYTMVEKQYGIKITRVEQEVQGWLVEGAQAAALQVPDKSAGLRIIRTYFLRDQAIIVTTGVHPASRFSYCSTYQLQQAGG; this is encoded by the coding sequence ATGCAAAGAGACATCGACCCCGTTTCCGCCGCCCTGGGCGCGACCTCGCCGCGCCATCTGGACCTGGCGCGCACGCTGATGCAGGAAATCGTCAACGGCAACCCGCCCGTCGGCGCGCTGCTGCCGACCGAGGCGGAGTTGTGCGAAACCTGGAACCTGAGCCGGTATGCGGTGCGCCAGGCGGTGCAGAAGCTGACCAACCTGGGCATGGTCTCGCGCCAGGCCGGCGTCGGCACGCGCGTGATCTCGGATCGTCCGCAAAGCCGCTTCACGCAGCTGATGGATTCACCGGCCGATCTGGTCAGCTATGCCAAGGGAACGACGCTGCGCACCTCGGCGTTCGGCACGGTGGAGGCCGATGACACGCTGGCTGCATTGCTGCGCTGCGCGCCCGGCGCGAGCTGGCTGCATATCGGCGGCACCCGCTTCGACAGTGCGCCCGGCCACGAGCCGATCGCGCTGGTCGACATCTATGTCGACCGCGCTTACGGCGACCTGCCCCCGCCCGGCGAGACGCTCGACGTGCCGGTGTACACGATGGTGGAGAAGCAATACGGGATCAAGATCACCCGCGTGGAGCAGGAGGTGCAGGGGTGGCTGGTCGAAGGCGCGCAGGCCGCTGCCTTGCAGGTGCCGGACAAGTCAGCGGGCCTGCGCATCATCCGCACCTACTTCCTGCGCGACCAGGCGATCATCGTGACCACCGGCGTGCATCCGGCCAGCCGCTTCAGCTACTGCTCGACTTACCAGCTGCAGCAGGCCGGCGGCTAG
- a CDS encoding class I adenylate-forming enzyme family protein produces MYPIDFLWRAAHRHPERTAIFSPDGQLSYRVLADTVLRRAAALVALDPVPRSRVCVGAANTVDHLVAILAILAAGKVWVPLNPRNGDPELRRIVDFVEPSLVLADAGMAGRLAGIAPPLRLLSDLGADGGDPAAVVMGPRGRGGVPLEAAQAVKFTGGSTGFPKGVIQPLRAWNANIATQIHELGLTPADRYLVAAPITHGTSTYMLPLLGAGGALVFPESAKPAGLLDAAQAHGATLFFAPPTLILALVEEQRRAPRALPALRYLVYGGAPMRPEQIRDAQAVFGPVLCTSFGQTEAPQIITFLPPGEMHGERLASVGRPSLLTRVAIVDKSGNVLGAGEEGEIAVRGDLVMSGYLKAETETRKTLVDGWLRTGDAGVLDEHGFLFLRDRIRDVIITGGFNVYPGDVEVVLSAHPAVADCSVVGIPDAKWGEAVHAAVQLRPGMQVAADELIALVKRELGSVKTPKHIHVFQALPRSAVGKVLKPAVRESILSTWSAT; encoded by the coding sequence ATGTATCCCATTGATTTCCTGTGGCGCGCCGCCCACCGCCATCCCGAGCGGACCGCCATCTTCAGCCCCGATGGCCAGTTGTCGTACCGGGTGCTTGCCGACACGGTGCTGCGTCGCGCCGCGGCCCTGGTGGCGCTCGATCCGGTGCCGCGCAGCCGCGTCTGCGTCGGCGCCGCCAACACGGTCGACCACCTGGTGGCGATCCTGGCGATCCTGGCCGCCGGCAAGGTCTGGGTGCCGCTGAATCCGCGCAACGGCGATCCCGAGTTGCGCCGCATCGTCGATTTCGTCGAGCCCTCGCTGGTGCTGGCCGATGCCGGCATGGCCGGTCGCCTCGCCGGCATCGCGCCGCCGTTGCGCCTGCTGTCCGATCTCGGCGCCGATGGCGGCGATCCCGCGGCGGTGGTGATGGGCCCGCGCGGCCGCGGTGGCGTGCCGCTGGAGGCGGCGCAGGCCGTCAAGTTCACCGGCGGTTCGACCGGTTTTCCCAAGGGCGTGATCCAGCCGCTGCGGGCATGGAACGCCAATATCGCCACCCAGATCCACGAACTTGGCCTGACGCCGGCGGACCGCTATCTGGTGGCGGCGCCCATCACGCATGGCACCTCCACCTACATGCTGCCGCTGCTCGGTGCCGGCGGGGCGCTGGTGTTCCCGGAATCGGCCAAGCCTGCCGGGCTGCTCGACGCGGCCCAGGCCCACGGCGCGACGCTCTTCTTTGCGCCGCCGACGCTGATCCTGGCGCTGGTCGAAGAGCAGCGCCGTGCCCCGCGCGCGTTGCCGGCGCTGCGCTACCTGGTCTATGGCGGCGCGCCGATGCGCCCTGAGCAGATCCGCGACGCGCAGGCGGTGTTCGGCCCGGTGCTGTGCACCTCGTTCGGCCAGACCGAAGCGCCGCAGATCATCACCTTCCTGCCGCCGGGCGAGATGCACGGCGAGCGGCTCGCTTCGGTTGGCAGGCCGTCGCTGCTGACCCGGGTAGCCATCGTCGACAAGTCCGGCAACGTGCTCGGCGCCGGGGAAGAGGGCGAGATCGCGGTGCGCGGCGACCTGGTCATGAGCGGCTACCTGAAGGCGGAGACAGAAACCCGCAAGACGCTGGTCGACGGCTGGCTGCGCACCGGCGACGCCGGCGTCTTAGACGAGCACGGCTTCCTGTTCCTGCGCGACCGCATCCGCGATGTGATCATCACCGGCGGCTTCAACGTCTATCCCGGCGACGTCGAGGTGGTGCTGTCCGCCCACCCCGCGGTGGCCGACTGTTCGGTGGTCGGCATTCCAGACGCCAAGTGGGGCGAGGCCGTGCACGCCGCGGTGCAGTTGCGCCCCGGCATGCAGGTAGCCGCCGACGAGCTGATCGCGCTGGTCAAGCGCGAACTGGGCTCGGTCAAGACGCCCAAGCACATCCACGTGTTCCAGGCCTTGCCGCGCAGCGCGGTCGGCAAGGTGCTGAAGCCGGCGGTGCGCGAGTCGATCCTGTCCACCTGGAGCGCGACATGA
- a CDS encoding citryl-CoA lyase: MAPDISPNPSATPRTRLCRYTEQAVYYGEDDLVADLLGQASFIDVFMKQTFGSVPGPAQRRIAEAVLVTLMEHGMTPSAIATRMIYSSSPENLQAGVAAGLLAVASQFIGTMEPAAGLLDQIAAAGADGAAEARRIAREYRARREPVPGFGHHLHRPDDPRALALLALARELGTHGARCAALEQLAAEVDAAAGRHITINATGAVAAVLGDIGIPARLMRGFAVLSRAAGLIAHIAEEQREPSGRFVWRLVDEAMTPARSAGGPD; the protein is encoded by the coding sequence ATGGCGCCCGATATCTCGCCCAATCCCTCCGCCACCCCGCGCACGCGGCTGTGCCGCTACACCGAGCAAGCGGTCTACTACGGCGAGGACGACCTGGTGGCGGACCTGCTCGGCCAGGCCAGCTTCATCGATGTCTTCATGAAGCAGACCTTCGGCAGCGTGCCCGGCCCCGCGCAGCGCCGCATCGCCGAAGCGGTACTGGTGACGCTGATGGAGCATGGCATGACGCCCAGCGCCATCGCCACGCGCATGATCTATTCGAGTTCGCCGGAAAACCTGCAGGCCGGTGTGGCGGCGGGCCTGCTGGCGGTGGCCAGCCAGTTCATCGGCACCATGGAACCGGCGGCCGGGCTGCTCGACCAGATCGCGGCGGCGGGCGCCGACGGCGCAGCCGAGGCACGGCGCATCGCGCGCGAATATCGCGCGCGGCGCGAGCCCGTGCCCGGCTTCGGCCATCACCTGCACCGTCCCGACGATCCGCGCGCGCTGGCACTGCTGGCGCTGGCGCGCGAACTGGGCACCCATGGCGCGCGCTGTGCCGCGCTGGAGCAGCTGGCCGCCGAGGTCGACGCCGCCGCCGGCCGCCATATCACCATCAACGCCACCGGCGCGGTGGCGGCGGTGCTGGGCGACATCGGCATCCCGGCCCGCCTGATGCGCGGCTTTGCGGTGCTGAGCCGCGCCGCCGGGCTGATTGCCCATATCGCCGAGGAACAGCGCGAACCTTCGGGGCGCTTCGTGTGGCGCCTCGTTGACGAGGCCATGACACCTGCGCGCAGCGCAGGCGGGCCGGACTGA
- a CDS encoding VOC family protein, translated as MTTADRAIQRHHHITLSVGTAQQDYDFHTRVLSLKSVKKTLIYDGGTPFYHLYYGNDLGEESTLITCFPVAHFGRKGTRGTGQIGSLALSVPVSAIPFWHKRLTDHGFEVRRTERFGEVVLAFAHPCGVEYELIGIADDARTPYSNGEVPAEFAIRGLHTIAVNVREMESSQQFMQEGWSGREVGRDGKYLRYAFGDGASGKLVDFALEPGLPQASWTYGEGTVHHCAFQVEDRVVQDMVKARLEGLGLTDTSERKDRGYFESIYVRTPSGAMFEATVSKPQAFLVDEPYESLGSTLQIAPQFESQRATILQSLESLHY; from the coding sequence ATGACAACAGCCGACCGAGCCATCCAGCGGCACCACCACATCACCCTCAGCGTGGGAACCGCGCAGCAGGACTATGACTTCCATACCAGGGTGCTCTCGCTGAAGAGCGTCAAGAAGACCCTGATCTATGACGGCGGCACGCCGTTCTATCACCTGTACTACGGCAACGACCTGGGTGAGGAAAGCACGCTGATCACCTGCTTCCCGGTCGCGCACTTCGGCCGCAAGGGCACCCGGGGCACGGGCCAGATCGGCAGCCTGGCGCTGTCGGTGCCGGTCTCGGCGATTCCGTTCTGGCACAAGCGCCTGACCGACCACGGCTTTGAGGTGCGCCGTACCGAGCGCTTCGGCGAAGTCGTGCTGGCCTTCGCCCACCCGTGCGGAGTCGAGTACGAGCTGATCGGCATCGCCGACGACGCGCGCACGCCTTATTCCAACGGCGAGGTGCCGGCCGAGTTCGCGATCCGCGGCCTGCATACCATCGCGGTGAACGTGCGCGAGATGGAATCGTCGCAGCAATTCATGCAGGAAGGATGGTCGGGGCGCGAAGTCGGGCGCGATGGCAAGTACCTGCGCTATGCCTTCGGCGACGGCGCCTCCGGCAAGCTGGTCGATTTTGCGCTCGAGCCCGGCCTGCCCCAGGCGAGCTGGACCTACGGCGAGGGCACCGTGCACCACTGCGCATTCCAGGTCGAAGACCGCGTGGTGCAGGACATGGTGAAGGCGCGGCTCGAGGGGCTGGGTTTGACCGACACCTCCGAACGCAAGGATCGCGGCTACTTTGAATCGATCTACGTGCGTACTCCCAGCGGCGCGATGTTCGAGGCGACCGTGTCGAAGCCGCAGGCGTTCCTGGTCGACGAGCCCTATGAAAGCCTGGGCTCGACGCTGCAGATCGCGCCGCAGTTCGAGAGCCAGCGCGCAACCATCCTGCAATCGCTGGAAAGCCTGCACTACTGA
- a CDS encoding alpha/beta hydrolase translates to MPVLNPHLHTPLSVFDAPAGNARLAAILVHGRGQSPALMRELLVDRLDCPQVAWFAPLAAENTWYPARFIAPLEANEPRLSQALARIEVLSEALLAMGFPYTSQVLVGFSQGACLCSEYLWRQRRRYAGLIAFTGGLIGPPGAPRECARPWLAGMPVLLSTWDEDPHVPADSVRESAHWFRAAGADVSIRVEPGTEHGIRDREIAYANSFLAACVPDAS, encoded by the coding sequence ATGCCTGTCCTCAATCCCCACCTGCACACGCCGCTGAGCGTGTTCGACGCGCCGGCGGGCAACGCCCGGCTGGCCGCGATCCTGGTCCATGGCCGCGGCCAATCGCCGGCACTGATGCGCGAACTGCTGGTCGACCGGCTCGACTGCCCCCAGGTGGCATGGTTCGCCCCGCTGGCCGCGGAAAACACCTGGTATCCGGCGCGCTTCATCGCTCCGCTCGAGGCCAACGAGCCGCGCCTCTCACAGGCGCTGGCGCGCATCGAGGTGCTGTCTGAGGCGTTGCTGGCGATGGGCTTTCCCTACACCTCGCAGGTGCTGGTGGGGTTCTCGCAGGGCGCCTGCCTCTGCAGTGAATACCTCTGGCGCCAGCGGCGCCGGTATGCGGGCCTGATCGCCTTTACCGGCGGGCTGATCGGCCCGCCGGGCGCGCCGCGCGAGTGCGCGCGGCCGTGGCTGGCCGGCATGCCGGTGCTGCTGTCGACATGGGACGAGGATCCGCATGTGCCCGCCGACAGCGTGCGCGAGTCGGCGCACTGGTTCCGAGCCGCCGGCGCCGACGTCAGCATCCGGGTCGAGCCGGGCACCGAGCATGGCATCCGCGACCGCGAGATCGCTTACGCCAATTCTTTCCTGGCCGCCTGCGTGCCAGATGCCAGTTGA
- a CDS encoding maleylacetate reductase, translated as MQPFIHETRQSRIVFGTGAREHLLREVEQLGLRRVLVLTSPEQFALGRQMAELIGERSVGVYGHAVMHVPADVVRNAVDAVRRAGADGCVAAGGGSAMGLAKAIALEAGLPFIAVPTTYAGSEMTPLYAITEGGLKHTGRDWRVAPRTVIYDPELTLSLPPGLAMTSGMNAIAHAAEGLYASDGNPVYALMAEEGIRALAGALRCLKRDACHAEARGDALYGAWLCGMVLGNLQMGIHHKLCHTLGGSFNLPHAEVHTVVLPYAMAYNAAAAPQAMVRIARALGSATAPEGLRELGAALGVPRSLREIGMPAHGLDHAADLVVAAPYPNPRPLERAAVRDLLQRAYDGAAPA; from the coding sequence ATGCAACCCTTTATCCATGAAACACGCCAATCGCGCATCGTGTTCGGCACCGGTGCGCGCGAGCACCTGCTGCGCGAAGTGGAACAGCTCGGCCTGCGGCGCGTGCTGGTGCTGACCTCGCCGGAGCAGTTCGCGCTGGGCCGGCAGATGGCCGAGCTGATCGGCGAGCGCAGCGTCGGCGTCTACGGCCATGCCGTGATGCATGTACCGGCCGATGTGGTGCGAAACGCCGTCGACGCGGTGCGGCGTGCCGGCGCCGATGGCTGCGTGGCGGCAGGCGGCGGCTCGGCCATGGGCCTGGCCAAGGCCATCGCGCTCGAGGCCGGACTGCCGTTCATCGCCGTGCCGACCACCTACGCCGGCTCGGAGATGACGCCGCTGTACGCCATCACCGAAGGCGGCCTCAAGCACACCGGCCGAGACTGGCGCGTGGCGCCGCGCACCGTGATCTACGACCCCGAGCTGACGCTGTCGCTGCCGCCGGGGCTGGCCATGACCAGCGGCATGAACGCGATCGCGCACGCCGCCGAGGGCCTTTACGCCAGCGACGGCAACCCGGTCTACGCGCTGATGGCCGAAGAAGGCATCCGCGCGCTGGCCGGCGCGCTGCGATGCCTGAAGCGCGATGCCTGCCACGCCGAGGCGCGCGGCGATGCGTTGTACGGCGCCTGGCTGTGCGGCATGGTGCTGGGCAACCTGCAGATGGGCATCCACCACAAGCTGTGCCATACCCTGGGCGGCAGCTTCAACCTGCCGCATGCGGAAGTCCACACCGTGGTGCTGCCCTATGCCATGGCCTACAACGCCGCGGCGGCGCCGCAGGCGATGGTGCGCATTGCGCGCGCGCTGGGCAGCGCCACCGCGCCCGAAGGGCTGCGCGAGCTCGGCGCCGCGCTCGGCGTGCCGCGCTCGCTGCGCGAGATCGGCATGCCGGCGCATGGCCTCGACCATGCGGCCGACCTGGTGGTCGCGGCGCCGTACCCGAATCCGCGGCCGCTCGAGCGCGCAGCGGTCCGCGACCTGCTGCAGCGCGCCTACGACGGTGCCGCTCCCGCCTGA
- a CDS encoding YciI family protein, which translates to MPTVIRAYFRTGIAAARLQHRPDHIRHIAAHLPEIVCAGALCDEAQAPRGLFLAVQGDSAQARALIESDPYHRAGLFERVETEPFLQFVPHANPRLLDEELERALQSAAAAAT; encoded by the coding sequence ATGCCAACAGTCATTCGCGCCTACTTCCGCACCGGCATCGCCGCCGCGCGCCTGCAGCACCGTCCGGACCATATCCGCCACATCGCCGCGCACCTGCCGGAAATCGTCTGTGCCGGCGCGCTGTGCGACGAAGCGCAGGCGCCGCGGGGCCTGTTCCTTGCCGTGCAGGGCGACAGCGCGCAGGCGCGCGCGCTGATCGAATCGGACCCGTACCACCGCGCCGGCCTGTTCGAGCGCGTCGAGACCGAGCCCTTCCTGCAGTTCGTTCCGCACGCCAATCCGCGCCTGCTCGACGAGGAACTGGAGCGCGCGCTGCAGAGCGCCGCCGCAGCCGCCACATAA
- a CDS encoding WD40/YVTN/BNR-like repeat-containing protein, with translation MQRIKRYLLSGSAVAVIGGLLYAGLFIKPKPAGKALPQPLVERGDAFYGMAVLPDGRMWAVGTNGKILHSDDAGQAWRLQRAAQRATLQDIAAWDARRAVAVGNDGVILATADGGVNWQAARAPRSSISNKLMRVQAGQDGRAWAVGSGGVLLRSLDYGNSWESAAPVEDTAWNGVAFDGARGCVVGEFGRIRVTRDAGEHWTTVTSPARQSLMSVRMRDDGHAVAVGLRGTVLVSSDAGTSWRAVASATQEDLFDVAWDGSQWVAVGDKGVVLLGGSDGAAWRATRFDAMDRGWYTRVLAHGGKYYAAGSRLAAGAAKAL, from the coding sequence ATGCAACGCATCAAACGCTACCTGCTGTCCGGTTCGGCCGTGGCAGTGATCGGCGGCCTGCTGTACGCGGGCCTGTTCATCAAGCCGAAGCCGGCCGGCAAGGCGCTGCCGCAGCCGCTGGTGGAACGCGGCGACGCGTTCTACGGCATGGCCGTGCTGCCCGACGGCCGCATGTGGGCCGTCGGCACCAACGGCAAGATCCTCCACAGCGACGACGCCGGACAGGCCTGGCGCCTGCAGCGCGCCGCGCAGCGCGCAACCCTGCAGGACATCGCCGCCTGGGATGCGCGCCGTGCCGTCGCGGTCGGCAACGACGGCGTCATCCTGGCCACCGCCGACGGCGGCGTGAACTGGCAGGCCGCGCGCGCGCCGCGCTCCTCGATCAGCAACAAGCTGATGCGGGTGCAGGCGGGCCAGGATGGACGTGCCTGGGCGGTGGGCAGCGGCGGCGTGCTGCTGCGTTCGCTCGATTACGGCAACAGCTGGGAGTCCGCCGCGCCGGTCGAGGACACCGCCTGGAACGGCGTTGCCTTCGACGGCGCCCGTGGCTGCGTGGTGGGCGAGTTCGGCCGCATCCGCGTGACGCGCGATGCCGGCGAACACTGGACCACCGTCACCAGCCCGGCCCGGCAGAGCCTGATGTCGGTGCGCATGCGCGACGACGGCCACGCGGTGGCGGTGGGCTTGCGCGGCACCGTGCTGGTCAGCAGCGATGCGGGCACCAGCTGGAGAGCCGTCGCCAGCGCGACGCAGGAAGACCTGTTCGACGTGGCCTGGGACGGCAGCCAGTGGGTTGCCGTGGGCGACAAGGGCGTGGTGCTACTGGGCGGCTCAGACGGCGCCGCCTGGCGCGCGACGCGCTTCGATGCGATGGACCGCGGCTGGTACACGCGCGTGCTCGCGCATGGCGGCAAGTACTACGCCGCGGGCTCGCGGCTGGCGGCCGGCGCGGCCAAGGCGCTGTAA
- a CDS encoding MMPL family transporter, producing the protein MNTTQPGRLERFAEACIRQRAYVAGIFLLVTALMLVAALRVEVRTVFDDLLPRSHPYIQVHEQYKQAFGGSNVVSLVLEAEQGDIFNTAFLTKVKTVTSALQRVDGANQFQIVSLASRKLKDIRGSTEAIDSSPLMWPDVPQDAAGLNALKQAVLNNPLVYGAYVSKDLRAALVTVDFYEGSADYNKIFPQVQAIADAARGDGVRVRVTGEPILYGWVSHFLPETLHIFMLTVGCLVLLLFIVARTWRGTLLPLLAGLSSAIWALGAARLLGYNLDPLVIVIAFLITARAISHSVQLVSRFDEELAAGADTPRAAARASMLQLFKPGMLGVVADAGCMVVVVLTPIPLMHKVSIIGTIWVMTIALSACVMTPVMLSWVRDPRGHAHRLDLGPALDRILGVCVRSATSRWPSRWRCSPSRPGTQPGSRSATRSRARPSSGPIRPTTGMPPPSTASSREPTDSMRCLRDTSPMR; encoded by the coding sequence ATGAACACGACACAACCGGGCAGGCTCGAACGCTTTGCCGAGGCCTGCATACGGCAACGGGCCTATGTGGCAGGCATATTCCTGCTGGTCACCGCGTTGATGCTGGTGGCCGCGCTGCGGGTGGAGGTCAGGACCGTCTTCGACGACCTGCTGCCGCGCAGCCATCCGTATATCCAGGTCCACGAGCAGTACAAGCAAGCCTTCGGCGGCTCCAACGTGGTCAGCCTCGTGCTCGAGGCCGAACAGGGCGATATCTTCAACACGGCCTTCCTGACCAAGGTCAAGACGGTCACGTCGGCGCTGCAGCGCGTCGACGGTGCCAACCAGTTCCAGATCGTCTCGCTGGCGTCGCGCAAGCTCAAGGACATCCGCGGCTCCACCGAGGCCATCGACTCGTCGCCGCTGATGTGGCCCGACGTGCCGCAGGACGCAGCCGGGCTGAACGCGCTGAAGCAGGCGGTGCTCAACAACCCGCTGGTCTATGGCGCCTATGTCTCGAAGGACCTGCGCGCCGCGCTGGTGACTGTCGACTTCTACGAGGGCTCGGCCGACTACAACAAGATCTTCCCGCAGGTGCAGGCGATTGCCGACGCCGCGCGCGGCGACGGCGTGCGCGTGCGCGTGACCGGCGAGCCCATCCTGTATGGCTGGGTCAGCCACTTCCTGCCCGAGACGCTGCACATCTTCATGCTGACGGTCGGCTGCCTGGTGCTGCTGCTGTTTATCGTCGCGCGCACCTGGCGCGGCACGCTGCTGCCCTTGCTGGCGGGGCTGAGCAGCGCAATCTGGGCGCTGGGCGCGGCGCGGCTGCTCGGCTATAACCTCGACCCGCTGGTGATCGTGATTGCGTTCCTGATCACCGCGCGCGCGATCTCGCATTCGGTGCAGCTGGTGTCGCGCTTCGACGAGGAGCTGGCCGCGGGCGCCGACACCCCGCGCGCGGCGGCGCGGGCCAGCATGCTGCAGCTGTTCAAGCCCGGCATGCTGGGCGTGGTCGCCGACGCCGGCTGCATGGTGGTGGTAGTGCTGACGCCGATCCCGCTGATGCACAAGGTGTCGATCATCGGCACGATATGGGTGATGACCATCGCGCTGAGCGCATGCGTGATGACGCCGGTGATGCTGTCGTGGGTGCGCGATCCGCGCGGCCACGCGCACCGGCTGGACCTGGGCCCGGCGCTGGACCGCATCCTCGGCGTGTGCGTGCGCAGCGCGACGTCGCGCTGGCCGTCGCGCTGGCGGTGTTCGCCGTCTCGGCCTGGTACGCAACCCGGATCCAGGTCGGCGACGCGCAGCCGGGCTCGCCCATCCTCTGGCCCGATTCGACCTACAACCGGGATGCCGCCGCCATCAACCGCCAGTTCCAGGGAGCCGACCGACTCTATGCGGTGTTTGCGGGACACCAGCCCAATGCGGTGA